One Drosophila virilis strain 15010-1051.87 chromosome 5, Dvir_AGI_RSII-ME, whole genome shotgun sequence DNA window includes the following coding sequences:
- the pnut gene encoding protein peanut, translated as MNSPRTNGAISALPSTLAQLALRDKQQAASASASASASASNGSDSSIATQRPQTQPPSVPATTAAAVNKLQLAEAAASVTSSNGDSNKLTHDLQEKEAQQQLKPQKPPLPVRQKPMEIAGYVGFANLPNQVYRKAVKRGFEFTLMVVGASGLGKSTLINSMFLSDIYNAEQYPGPSLRKKKTVAVEATKVMLKENGVNLTLTVVDTPGFGDAVDNSNCWVPILEYVDSKYEEYLTAESRVYRKTISDNRVHCCLYFIAPSGHGLLPLDIACMQSLSDKVNLVPVIAKADTMTPDEVHLFKKQILNEIAQHKIKIYDFPATLEDAAEETKATQNLRSRVPFAVVGANTIIEMDGKKVRGRRYPWGLVEVENLTHCDFIALRNMVIRTHLQDLKDVTNNVHYENYRCRKLSELGLVDGKARLSNKNPLTQMEEEKREHELKMKKMEAEMEQVFDMKVKEKMQKLKDSELEMARRHEERKKALELQIHELDEKRREFEREKKEWEDVNHVTLEELKRRSLGANSSSDNVDAKKEKKKKGLF; from the coding sequence ATGAATAGTCCTCGCACAAACGGCGCCATCTCAGCGCTTCCCAGCACACTGGCACAATTGGCGCTGCGCGacaagcagcaggcagcgtcggcgtcggcgtccgcatcggcatcggcatcaaATGGCAGCGACTCATCAATAGCAACGCAGCGTCCACAGACGCAGCCACCCAGTGTGCCAgcgacgacagcagcagcggtgaATAAATTGCAGTTAGCGGAGGCAGCTGCCAGTGTGACCAGTTCCAATGGTGACTCGAACAAGCTGACGCACGATCTGCAGGAGAAGgaagcacagcagcagctgaagccaCAGAAACCCCCGCTGCCAGTGCGTCAAAAGCCCATGGAAATCGCCGGCTACGTGGGCTTTGCCAATCTGCCCAACCAGGTCTACCGCAAGGCGGTCAAGCGCGGCTTTGAGTTCACGCTGATGGTGGTCGGCGCCAGTGGCTTGGGCAAGTCGACGCTCATCAATTCCATGTTCCTCTCGGACATATACAATGCGGAACAGTATCCAGGACCCTCGCTTCGCAAGAAGAAGACGGTCGCAGTGGAGGCCACCAAGGTAATGCTCAAGGAGAATGGCGTCAACCTAACGCTGACTGTCGTCGACACGCCCGGCTTTGGCGATGCTGtggacaacagcaactgctggGTGCCCATATTGGAGTATGTGGACAGCAAATACGAGGAGTACTTGACGGCCGAGTCGCGTGTCTATCGCAAGACAATCTCCGACAATCGAGTGCATTGTTGCTTGTATTTTATAGCGCCATCGGGTCATGGTCTGCTGCCATTGGACATTGCCTGCATGCAGAGTCTGTCGGACAAGGTGAACTTGGTGCCAGTCATTGCCAAGGCGGACACCATGACGCCCGACGAGGTGCATCTGTTTAAGAAGCAGATACTCAATGAGATTGCTCAGCATAAGATTAAGATTTATGATTTTCCCGCCACGCTCGAAGATGCCGCCGAGGAGACGAAGGCCACACAGAATCTGCGCAGCCGTGTGCCATTTGCCGTTGTCGGTGCCAATACCATCATTGAGATGGATGGCAAGAAGGTGCGGGGGCGCCGCTATCCTTGGGGTCTGGTGGAAGTCGAGAACTTGACGCATTGCGACTTTATTGCTTTAAGAAATATGGTCATACGCACACATCTCCAGGATCTCAAGGATGTCACGAACAATGTGCACTACGAGAATTACCGATGTCGCAAGCTATCCGAATTGGGGCTGGTCGACGGCAAGGCGCGCCTGTCCAACAAGAATCCGCTCACCCAGATGGAGGAGGAGAAACGCGAGCACGAGCTAAAGATGAAGAAAATGGAGGCCGAAATGGAGCAAGTGTTCGATATGAAGGTTAAGGAGAAAATGCAGAAGCTCAAGGACTCCGAACTGGAGATGGCGCGTCGTCATGAGGAGCGCAAAAAGGCACTAGAGCTGCAGATACACGAGCTGGACGAGAAGCGGCGCGAGTTTGAGCGCGAGAAAAAGGAATGGGAGGATGTCAATCATGTCACGCTGGAGGAGCTCAAGCGGCGCAGCCTCGGCGCCAACAGCAGCTCCGACAATGTGGATGCCAAgaaggagaagaagaagaagggtCTGTTCTAA
- the dpn gene encoding protein deadpan: MDYKHDLNSDDDFDCSNGYSESFGSNGRLANPNGLSKAELRKTNKPIMEKRRRARINHCLNELKSLILEAMKKDPARHTKLEKADILEMTVKHLQSVQRQQLNMAIQTDPGVVHKFKTGFVECAEEVNRYVSQMDGIEPGVRQRLSAHLNNCANSLEQIGSMSNFNNGYRGQLPAIFPGAAAPLFPPLPQDLNNNSSSNSSREGVTAAAAPAIQMGGLQLIPSRLPSGEFALIMPNTTTTAAPAPAPFVWPGAAVNAASAALASIANPTHLSDYAQSFRLSAFNKPTAPAQTQLQAAGAGGAASAVAAKNTTSSPPLSPISSISSQSHGDESRAASPASAVQAELLLAKQHSFAGVFSTPPPTSAETSFNSSGSLNLSGGSHDTSGSACNTSRSHLQQQQVSSTSGQDSGAAKRMREAELEQEQEHERADSSDCSLSDEPSSKKFLAAAIEKSSSAWRPW; this comes from the exons atggaTTACAAACACGATCTTAACTCGGACGATGATTTCGACTGCTCCAATGGCTATAGCGAGAGCTTTGGCAGCAATGGCCGTCTGGCCAATCCAAATGGTCTGTCCAAGGCGGAATTGAGAAAG ACAAACAAACCCATTATGGAAAAACGGCGTCGCGCTCGTATCAATCACTGTTTGAACGAGCTCAAATCGCTGATCCTGGAGGCAATGAAGAAAGAC CCGGCGCGACATACCAAACTGGAAAAGGCCGACATACTCGAGATGACGGTGAAGCATTTGCAGTCtgtgcagcgccagcagctaAACATGGCCATCCAGACAGATCCCGGCGTGGTGCACAAGTTCAAGACGGGCTTTGTTGAGTGCGCCGAGGAGGTGAATCGCTATGTCAGCCAAATGGATGGCATTGAGCCGGGCGTGCGTCAGCGTCTCAGCGCTCATCTTAACAACTGCGCCAACAGTCTGGAGCAGATTGGATCGATGTCTAATTTCAATAATGGCTATCGCGGTCAGCTGCCGGCCATTTTCCCGGGCGCCGCTGCGCCCCTCTTCCCACCACTGCCCCAGGAtctgaacaacaacagcagcagcaacagcagccgcgaGGGcgtcacagcagcagcagctccagccaTACAGATGGGCGGCCTTCAGCTGATACCCTCCCGCCTGCCCTCGGGCGAGTTTGCTTTAATCATGCCAAATACAACAACGACAGCGGCACCCGCGCCGGCGCCCTTTGTCTGGCCAGGAGCGGCAGTGAATGCAGCCAGTGCTGCGCTGGCCAGCATTGCCAATCCCACGCATCTGAGTGATTACGCCCAAAGCTTCAGGCTGAGCGCATTCAACAAGCCGACAGCGCCCGCCCAGACGCAACTGCAGGCGGCAGGAGCAGGCGGAGCTGCAAGCGCAGTTGCCGCCAAGAACACAACCAGCAGTCCGCCCCTGAGCCCCATCTCATCCATCTCCAGCCAGAGCCATGGCGATGAGTCGCGTGCTGCCTCGCCAGCGAGTGCGGTACAGGCGGaactgctgctggccaaacaGCACAGCTTTGCTGGCGTCTTCTCCACGCCGCCGCCCACCAGCGCGGAGACCTCCTTCAACAGCAGCGGCTCCCTGAATCTAAGCGGCGGCAGCCATGACACCAGCGGCTCTGCCTGCAACACGTCGCGCTCGCacctgcaacagcagcaggtgaGCTCCACCAGCGGCCAGGATAGTGGCGCTGCGAAGCGGATGCGCGAGGCGGAactggagcaggagcaggagcacgAGCGGGCCGATTCTAGCGATTGTTCGTTATCGGACGAACCATCATCTAAGAAATTCCTGGCCGCCGCCATCGAGAAGTCCAGCTCCGCCTGGCGGCCCTGgtga
- the LOC6627013 gene encoding uncharacterized protein produces MQAKLVASQLWLICLVFVPLIAANAGYRASPKLAGPAAHLAHSPEDNMLNSLDAALEKISHVYMQALLSGTHTPELEISLRALEMELYELLDQLFKQHRLKEYMKYEAEVTRQMIIYNLLKELFGYTQHSEKSK; encoded by the coding sequence ATGCAAGCCAAATTAGTTGCAAGTCAGCTCTGGCTGATTTGCCTGGTATTTGTGCCGCTGATCGCGGCTAATGCTGGGTATCGCGCCTCACCAAAGCTCGCAGGACCCGCCGCTCATCTGGCACACAGTCCAGAGGACAATATGCTCAACTCACTGGATGCGGCTCTAGAGAAGATATCCCATGTCTATATGCAAGCCCTGCTCtcgggcacacacacaccagagCTGGAGATCTCGTTGCGCGCTCTGGAGATGGAGCTATACGAGCTGCTCGATCAGCTGTTCAAGCAGCATCGCCTGAAGGAGTATATGAAATATGAGGCGGAAGTGACGCGACAAATGATTATCTACAATCTGCTCAAGGAGCTCTTTGGCTATACGCAGCACAGCGAGAAATCAAAGTAA